In the Terriglobia bacterium genome, GGAGTGTCGCGGAGTACGTCTGCGACACTCCTCCCATAAGTCCCGCCATCCATTCGAGCCAAGCCGAGTTGTTTATCGACGAAGCCATCCGTTTAGGGTGAAGCGGCTGTCGGCGAAGAGTTGAGACGGACACTTCACCGAAGTGATTTCATGCAGCTGTTCGCACGGGAAAAAGACGAT is a window encoding:
- a CDS encoding proline hydroxylase is translated as IVFFPCEQLHEITSVKCPSQLFADSRFTLNGWLRR